Genomic DNA from Halobacteriovorax sp. DA5:
CAGTACTAAACTCTTCAATAATAAGGCGTGCCTTAGCATCGAGGTGTGTTTCACTCAATTCACATACAGCATGTAGAATCCTTTCTAAGTAGCTTCTTGATTGAGTAAGTTCGCTTAATAGAATTTCTTGAATTGTATTCATTTTAGTGGTTTCTTCCCTTGAATAATCATATCTCGTCCCTGAAATATGCACTCTATAATTCATCTTGTCTACGTTGTGACGCATCAACATCTCGTCGACCGGTTACTTTATACATATACACATTTCGTGCCAAATTTATTGTTTCTAAATGACTGAAATCTAATAGAGGAAAATAAGATGGGGCCAAAAAATTGGCCCCAGTGTCTAGAATATGTAACTTTATGAGTTTTCTAAGTGTTCTTTATTCAAGAGTTTTTGTTTCATACTTCAGAAGATTTCCAGCATCGTTGGCCTTGTCGTATGCCGTCGAAATTCTCTGGAAGATATCATCTGTCTTTGCACCAATTGCCGACTTACCTTTAAAGTTTAGTGAACTTAGATTACGGTCTTGGTTCTTCTTAAACATATTACTAAATGGATTACCATTATTCTTTTTCTTAACTGAAGCCGTTCCTCTTCCACCAACAAAGCTTGGTCCACGACCTCCAACATAGCTGATACCTTTAAGCCCGCTTCCGCCAGCTCCAGATAGAGCTTCTGGTTGCGCAGCACCTCCAGCAGATGAACCTCCGCCACCGCCTCCACCGCCTGGTGAACTACCTCCACCACCGGCACCTTGAGCGATTTGACCACCTTCTGATACGGTTGCAACAGGCCCAAAATTACCTTTTAGTCCTCCGCCTGTTTTCGCTTTATTCACAACAGTTGATGTATCCACACCTGCTGATGTTGGGTCATCTGTACTTGCGGCAGTTGCAGCTACCGCTTGATCTTGTTCTGTGTGTTGGTATGCCTGATTTGTACCAAATCCACCTACCGAGTAGTCACCAAATGATGGGACATTAACTGTATTTGCCCAACCTGACTGACATTGTGCATGAGCAGGGTTGGCCTGACAAAACTCCATATAGACATCTTGGTTTTCAAAGAAGTCCTCTGGAAGCTCCATTGTCTCCATTCCTTCAATTTTACCAATAGCACTTGAAATCATTTTTTGTTGTTTACCAAGCTGACTTACGGCCATTTGTTCTTTCGCCACATCAACCCCAGCTTCAGCTGCGATTTGGTTACCAGCTCTTTTCGCTTCACCGTTTCTTAGAATTGAAAACTTCTTACTACCAAAGTTTAGCTTACAAATCTGTTCTGGCGAGCCCATTGATCCTGCACCACCGTCATTAATTATATATTCTGCAATTCCTGAAAGTGCCTGTTCAACTGGTCTCTTACAAAGTTCATTTGTTTCAAAATATGTTTCACTAGTCGGAATACTAGAAGTCATCGTTAAGATCGTTCCTAGTCTTGCAACTTCAATTGTACGACGTGTTTCGGCCATTGTTTGTTGCTTGGCCAGACCATCTTTTTGTGACTTAAGGGCAGTTGTCGTCACGTTTTCCGACGCATCCATATTCATTAGTTTATTTTGCTGTTTTGTACTAAAGTCTTGCGCTTGAAATTGTTGGAAAGTTGCATTTGCAGTCTTTCCAAGTTGTGCAGCATTATGAGCAAGAACTAAGTTAGAACACTCGTCATAGTCAATGGTTTCAAGTCCTGATAGGCGACAAGTGATACGTCCATCAATTGAAGTAAGTTTCTCTGGATTTGAGTATTGATCTTCTGATTGACGATCCTCTTCAAGGTTCTCTCCAAATGCAGCGGCAATTTGGTTACATGCTGTAACATTTTTAACTGCGGCAGAAATAACATTCCCATCAACCTCAGATGAATTATTAGCATAGATGAAAACAGCTACGGCCTTTGTATAGTCAATTGAATTTGCTTTACCACTTCGGTAAACCTCTTGAGCAACATCTTGCCAATTCGCATTTCCATTTGTTCCTGAAACCTTAAAGGCCCTTTGACACTTAATTGCACCACTACTACCAATAAAGTCAGGTTCAACATTTTTAAAATCAAGAGTTGTTACAGATTTAGAACAAGCTTTGAAAGCCTCGATCTTAGATTTATTTTCTTTGGCCATCATTTCTTGTAAACAGCCATTCCAGTCTTTATGTTTTGCGCTATCACTTGCTACGTCACCTTCATCTTGTGGAGGAGAAGTTGGCTGATTTGGTTCAGAACCGTCATTGGCCAAACCATTTGCAAGTTCTTTATCTTTTTGAAACTCTGCTAGCTTTTGGCCACAAAAGTTATCAATCTCTTCCTGTGGTATCTCTTGTCGTCCATCCGATGGCATATCAAATGGCACCATTTGACCAGTGCTTGGATCAGGACAATCAACATTCACAGTGCCTGCGTAGCTCATATTAAGTGGCGCAGCCGCTAGAAGAGTTAAGGTAAAAGTATTTAAAATAGTTGTTTTCTTGCTCATAAGTGACTCGAAAGTTAGGTTTGCCTTACTTAAATTATAAGTTCTAATCGGTTAAATTCTTCGAAAAGTTGAGTATTTAAGCATGATTTAGGGATTTGAGGGGTGTTGCACAAGATAAGTGCTTAAAAATATGTTCATTTTTAGGGGCCGGCCATGTAAAATCATATTTTACGATCGCCCATGATTGTGGCCATTGAAAAGAAATTAACAACTTAGCAGTATATAAGGGGTGTAATAAATGACTTCACAACGAGCACATACAATCGAAGACTTTAATATCGAAGAGGGAATTTACGAATTTCAAGTACAAGAGACGCATCTCGATACTTTTGGTCATATGAATAATGCAACCTATTTGACTATCTTTGAGCAGGCCCGTTGGGACATGATTACAAAGAATGGATGGGGTATGGATCGCATTATGCGTGAAAAAAGAGGTCCTGTCGTTTTAGATATCAACATCACTTTTAAGTCTGAACTTCGTCTAAGACAAAATGTAAAGATTCGCTCAAAGGCCACAAGCTTTGTTAATAGTAAGGTTCTAACTTTCGAGCAAGAGATGTTTGATGATACAGGTAAGGTGTATACAAAATTTAAAATGACCGCGGGACTGTTTGATCTAAAAGAAAGAAAACTTATGGGCCATGATCCTGATTGGTTAAAAGCGGTAGGGCTTAGTTTAAAAGCTTAAAGAAATGATGATAAATTTTTTCAGAGCTTGCTTTTACTTCATCTAAGAAAGTAAGCTCTTTCATTTTTTCATGCTCTAATAATTCGCAAAATAGCTCGTAAGTGTATTCTTGATGATACTCGGATGAAACCTTACTGTAGCTTATATGCCATGCCTCTGGAGCAACTCC
This window encodes:
- a CDS encoding thioesterase family protein; amino-acid sequence: MTSQRAHTIEDFNIEEGIYEFQVQETHLDTFGHMNNATYLTIFEQARWDMITKNGWGMDRIMREKRGPVVLDINITFKSELRLRQNVKIRSKATSFVNSKVLTFEQEMFDDTGKVYTKFKMTAGLFDLKERKLMGHDPDWLKAVGLSLKA